The following coding sequences are from one Limnobacter sp. SAORIC-580 window:
- the recA gene encoding recombinase RecA — MEDLRTKNQSSDKVKALAAALSQIEKQFGKGSIMRFGENEIIDDIQSVSTGSLGLDIALGIGGLPRGRVVEIYGPESSGKTTLTLQVIAEMQKLGGTCAFIDAEHALDVQYASKLGVNLPDLLISQPDTGEQALEIVDALVRSGSVDLVIIDSVAALTPKAEIEGDMGDSLPGLQARLMSQALRKLTANIKRTNCLVIFINQIRMKIGVMFGSPETTTGGNALKFYSSVRLDIRRIGSIKKGEEVIGSETRVKVVKNKVSPPFKQAEFDILYGQGTSREGEVVDLGVLHGFVDKAGAWYSYNGEKIGQGKDNARDFLKANPAMAAEIENKIREKLGVRLLEEASAAPAAKKKNEVEDAE; from the coding sequence ATGGAAGATCTCAGAACCAAAAACCAATCCTCAGACAAAGTCAAAGCCCTGGCCGCCGCGCTCAGCCAAATCGAAAAGCAGTTTGGTAAGGGCAGTATCATGCGTTTTGGGGAAAACGAGATCATCGACGACATTCAGTCGGTCTCAACCGGTTCTTTGGGGCTCGACATTGCTTTGGGCATTGGTGGCCTTCCGCGCGGTCGTGTCGTCGAAATTTACGGCCCGGAATCCTCCGGTAAAACCACCTTGACCTTGCAAGTGATTGCGGAAATGCAAAAACTGGGTGGTACCTGTGCTTTTATCGATGCTGAACACGCGCTCGATGTCCAATATGCTTCCAAGTTGGGTGTTAACTTGCCTGACTTGTTGATTTCCCAACCCGACACTGGCGAGCAGGCCTTGGAAATTGTCGATGCACTGGTTCGTTCCGGTTCTGTTGATCTGGTAATCATTGACTCCGTGGCTGCCCTTACACCCAAAGCTGAAATTGAAGGCGACATGGGCGATTCCCTGCCAGGTCTTCAAGCCCGTTTAATGAGCCAGGCCCTGCGCAAATTAACTGCCAATATCAAGCGCACCAATTGCCTGGTTATTTTCATCAACCAAATTCGAATGAAAATCGGGGTTATGTTTGGCAGCCCTGAAACCACAACTGGTGGTAACGCCCTGAAGTTTTACTCCTCGGTCCGTCTGGACATTCGCCGAATTGGTTCCATCAAGAAGGGTGAGGAAGTTATCGGCAGCGAAACTCGCGTCAAGGTGGTCAAGAACAAGGTAAGTCCTCCCTTCAAGCAGGCTGAGTTCGATATTTTGTATGGTCAGGGCACATCCCGAGAGGGTGAAGTCGTTGATCTCGGCGTGTTGCATGGTTTTGTTGACAAGGCTGGCGCCTGGTATTCCTACAACGGCGAGAAAATTGGTCAGGGCAAAGACAATGCGCGCGATTTCCTGAAAGCCAATCCGGCGATGGCTGCAGAGATCGAGAACAAAATCCGTGAAAAGCTGGGTGTGCGTTTGCTTGAAGAAGCGTCAGCCGCACCTGCTGCCAAAAAGAAGAATGAAGTCGAAGACGCCGAGTAA
- a CDS encoding regulatory protein RecX — protein sequence MVSAKSKAVALLARREHSQTELRAKLLQRGYEPAEVEEAIEWATSHQFQCDERFKLSLFRRRASTFGDRAISAELGQHGLGDLKSLSHDDSETQIPSSEEDRAYDWIKRRQLSSLESVLGVDLAVDQAQLLVLKSKVYRGLSARGFEFGNIERAWRRILAEFKSNA from the coding sequence GTGGTTTCCGCCAAGTCCAAGGCTGTCGCCTTGCTCGCCCGCAGGGAACACAGTCAAACCGAACTTCGAGCAAAGTTGTTGCAGCGCGGTTACGAGCCCGCTGAGGTAGAAGAGGCCATTGAATGGGCAACTTCGCACCAATTTCAATGCGATGAGCGTTTCAAACTGAGTCTGTTTCGAAGGCGTGCCTCAACTTTTGGGGATCGTGCAATTTCCGCCGAATTGGGGCAACACGGTTTGGGAGACCTTAAGTCGCTTTCGCACGATGATTCAGAAACCCAAATCCCGAGCAGTGAAGAAGACAGAGCGTATGACTGGATAAAGCGCAGGCAGCTTTCAAGTCTTGAAAGCGTTTTGGGTGTTGACTTAGCTGTTGATCAGGCTCAATTGTTGGTTTTGAAGTCCAAGGTTTATCGCGGGCTTTCAGCCCGAGGGTTTGAATTTGGCAACATTGAACGCGCTTGGCGGCGCATTCTGGCTGAGTTCAAATCCAATGCGTGA
- the sucC gene encoding ADP-forming succinate--CoA ligase subunit beta codes for MKIHEYQGKEILKKYGVAVPTGYPCFSIDEAIAAAEKLGGPVWVVKAQIHAGGRGKGGGVKVAKSMDDVKTYASQILGMQLITHQTGPEGQKVSRLLVEEGADIKKEYYVGMVVDRVTQRVCVMASSEGGMEIEEVAEHTPELIHKVYVDPVAGLTDAEADDLAVKIGIPAGSVAKARVAFQGLYKAFWETDASLAEINPLILTGSGDIIALDAKLNFDSNALHRHPEIVALRDLAEEDPAEIEASKFDLSYISLDGNIGCLVNGAGLAMATMDTIKLFGGEPANFLDVGGGATTEKVTEAFKIMLKNPNLKAILVNIFGGIMRCDVIADGVVAASKAVGLSVPLVVRMKGTNEDLGKKILAESGLPIIAANTMGEAAQKVVAATKGA; via the coding sequence ATGAAGATTCACGAGTATCAAGGCAAGGAAATTCTGAAGAAGTACGGCGTGGCTGTGCCTACCGGCTATCCCTGTTTTTCAATTGATGAGGCCATTGCAGCCGCGGAAAAACTGGGCGGCCCGGTTTGGGTTGTGAAGGCGCAAATTCATGCAGGTGGTCGCGGCAAGGGCGGTGGCGTGAAAGTGGCAAAGAGCATGGACGATGTAAAAACGTATGCCAGCCAAATTCTGGGCATGCAGTTGATCACTCATCAAACAGGCCCAGAAGGCCAGAAAGTCAGCCGTTTGCTGGTTGAGGAAGGTGCAGACATCAAAAAGGAATACTACGTTGGCATGGTGGTCGACCGTGTTACCCAGCGGGTCTGCGTCATGGCATCCAGCGAAGGCGGCATGGAAATTGAAGAAGTTGCTGAACACACCCCAGAACTGATTCACAAAGTTTACGTGGATCCCGTTGCAGGGCTGACAGACGCAGAGGCCGATGATTTGGCAGTGAAAATCGGCATTCCCGCGGGTTCTGTTGCCAAAGCGCGTGTGGCGTTTCAAGGTTTGTACAAAGCGTTTTGGGAAACTGACGCCAGTCTGGCCGAAATTAACCCACTGATCTTGACTGGCTCTGGCGACATCATCGCACTGGACGCGAAACTGAACTTCGATTCCAACGCTTTGCACCGTCATCCCGAAATCGTGGCCTTGCGGGATCTAGCCGAAGAAGATCCTGCTGAAATCGAAGCGAGCAAATTCGATTTGAGCTATATCAGTCTTGACGGCAACATTGGTTGCCTGGTGAACGGCGCTGGTTTGGCGATGGCCACCATGGACACCATCAAGTTGTTTGGTGGCGAGCCTGCCAACTTCCTGGATGTGGGCGGTGGTGCCACCACCGAGAAAGTGACAGAAGCTTTCAAAATTATGTTGAAAAATCCCAACCTGAAAGCCATTTTGGTGAATATTTTTGGCGGCATCATGCGTTGTGACGTGATTGCAGATGGCGTGGTGGCTGCATCGAAGGCAGTGGGTTTGTCGGTTCCTCTGGTTGTGCGCATGAAAGGTACAAACGAAGATTTGGGCAAGAAAATTTTGGCTGAATCTGGTTTGCCAATCATTGCAGCGAACACCATGGGCGAGGCTGCGCAAAAAGTGGTGGCTGCAACCAAGGGCGCTTGA
- a CDS encoding CinA family protein, with protein MSNPDQALLLQIADIFNASAGKLGVVESCTGGGLGSALTSLPGSSDWFEGGLITYSNKVKMKSVYVRESTLEQHGAVSEECVKEMANGGMIALGVDCCLSVSGIAGPGGGSAGKPVGTVWFGLAVRHKSIEAFHHVFDGDREAVRQQAVQAGLTILSKVSLKKAV; from the coding sequence TTGAGCAATCCAGACCAAGCACTTTTGCTGCAAATTGCAGACATATTCAATGCATCGGCTGGCAAACTCGGTGTGGTCGAGTCTTGTACGGGGGGCGGGCTTGGCTCGGCATTGACTAGTCTACCCGGCTCTAGCGACTGGTTTGAAGGTGGGCTGATCACCTATTCAAACAAGGTCAAGATGAAGTCGGTGTATGTGCGCGAGTCCACTTTGGAGCAACACGGCGCAGTCAGTGAAGAATGCGTCAAGGAAATGGCCAATGGTGGAATGATCGCCTTGGGTGTGGACTGTTGCCTCTCGGTGTCAGGCATCGCCGGCCCGGGAGGTGGTTCGGCCGGTAAGCCAGTTGGCACGGTGTGGTTTGGTTTGGCCGTTCGGCACAAGTCGATTGAGGCTTTTCACCATGTTTTTGATGGTGATCGTGAGGCGGTTCGCCAACAGGCGGTACAAGCCGGGTTAACCATCCTGTCAAAAGTATCACTCAAAAAGGCTGTATAG